AGAATCTCCACCCTTTCTTTCCATGTTTCTTTAACCCACCAAAAACACCTTTCCTCTACCCACCCCTTTTTCATGATTATATTCAGAGGGCGTAGCTTTCTCCATGTTACCGTTAAGAAAACATGGAATTTATATATGTTATTGGTGAACAACATTTACATAAACATAATTACATTCTTTTGCAGTTTGAAACTTAACCTTTTACCTTTAAAGTTCTCTTTTCGATAAATAATGCTTAAAGGCAATGCTGGTGAAAAAAATTTGAGTGTAACCGGATATATCTATCATCTCTTACCGCACTCATgcgaagagagaagagagggggCATCTTTCCGGTTACATATAAACGAGGAATGCATGCATATAGTTGCATAGTGATTAGTGTTTGGTGAGGAATATAAttataagggtaaattacatagtagcccctcaggtttgagctctattgcaatctcatacaacatctttaaaacatttcactttcatacctcaagtactattttatttcaatttcatacaaccgttagattttccatccatggatctgttaaatgttgacgtggctgccacatatatgacacaTGGTTGCCAAatatctgccacgtggcaaataaaataattttttaattaaaaaaaaaaaaacatatttgtcacttttttttttctctctttcttcttcttcttcttctgggttcggactttttttttttttcttcttcttcttctccctcctcctcctctttcttcttctcttcttcttcttcctccttcttctgggttcggtcccttttcttcttcttcttcttcttcttcttcttcttcttcttcttcttcttcttcttcttcttcttcttcttcttcttcttcttcttcttcttcttcttcttcttcttcttcttcttcttcttcttcttcttcttcttcttcttcttcttcttcttcttcttcttcttcttcttcttcttcttcttcttcttcttcttcttcttcttcttcttctccctcctcctcctctttcttcttctcttcttcttcttcctccttcttcttctgggttcggtcctttttttttttttttctctttcttcttcttcttctctttcttcttcttcttcttcttcttcttcttcttcttcggacctttttttttttttttttcttcttcttcttcttcttcttctccctcctcctcctctttcttcttctcttcttcttcttcctccttcttcttctgggttcggtccttttttttttttttctctttcttcttcttcttctctttctttttcttcttcttctgggttcggactttttttttttcttcttctccctcctcctcctctttcttcttctcttcttcttcttcctcctcctcctcctcctctttcttcttctcttcttcttcttcctcctcctcctcctcctctttcttcttcttcctccttcttctgggttcggacccctttcttttttttttttttttttttcttcttcttctctttctctttctctttcttcttcttatgggTTCGgacctttatttttcttttttttttcttccaatttcaggtttaaaaaaaaatatatatattttatttgccacgtggcagacatttggcagtcacgtgtcatatatgtggcaaccacgtcagcatttaacagatccatggatggaaaatctaacggttgtatgaaattgaaataaaatagtacttgaggtatgaaagtgaaatgttttaaaaatgttgtatgagattgcaataAAGCTCAAACCTAAgaggctactatgtaatttaccctaattatAAACAAAAATGCAGAAACCTGTGGGATTGAGAGTCTTGTTTTATCAAACTAATTTGATAGTGTGCAAAACAAGAGAAGGCATTTGTATTTGGTGACCCACCCTCACGGCCTCACCCTGTAAGCTGTCGTTCTACTACTGTTCTCGTGACCCACTGCTGCAGTACTGTAGATACCGTGTAATTTATTGGTCTGTGCTTTGTTTGCTACCCAAGAAAACCCTGCGGGTGCTCGTCCTTCGAAAGACATTTTTGGCTGGCAAtgtcttttcccttttctccacTGTCatgtaaaaaatttaaaatgtacaACAGTCAGTGATTTGTTTGAAATACCACGACAACAACAAAATATTGTATATTTTAATGCTTTAACACTATTCTTAACAGTAACATTGTTATTGAGAGAAATTTGCATGAAATCGtgaatttaaaatgaaaatatttCAAGCAATCACATGATGTTATATATGTGAGTAAAGTAAAAcatgtgaaaattgagtgatgAACTTAAAATACTACCACATTTATGTTTCAATTACATTTACGTTCTAATTGCATGTAAATTCATAACATTATGTTTGgacgaagaaatttaagattactaaggaattttaaaataatgagattttattttctagaatttgtgaattttcttgtttagttaacaaaaaaaaaataatggaattgaatacaaaatttattatttttaaaatcttaattataGAAATTAggaaatgacacatatttatATAGAATTTAAACTAAGGAATTAGatatcccaaattccaagttttttttcatgcggaaattttaaatttctatatttatgaatcaaaataaaaaaattgatgtatgttaatttataaattctgactttaatttaaattccaaatttattttctcattccaaacatagtgtaaagaAATTTGAAGTCAAAAATGTGAACCACACACTTGAGAGAAAAGCAGGAAGCCAGCCTGTAATGCAAGAAAGTTAGAAACATCTTCTCAAGGGTGCAGAAGTAagccacattatatatatatatatatatatatattttttttttttaactttatggtccttttatttatttatgtattaatttttttggccaattattcatttaatataAGTCCCAACATTCGACTGGCAAGTGGCAAACCAACAGTACCACCAGCTCCAGAAAGTGCTTTAAATTTCCAAGTATTTCCCTTTCTTCAATCAATACTATTTGCCTTTGGGGGGCAACCCAACCAGAAGGCAAGAGAATCAAAGAAAGTGCACCAAACCCTCTTAGAAAACAAGGCCATTTTGGTAAATTAATTGAAGCAGCTCCCTTATTTTCCTTGCAAAGATCCAGTAAACCCTCAGAACAACTCACTGACTCACTCTCTCATGAAAGTTAGATCTCTTTGGGTCAACAACCAAAAACCCAGAGAAAAAAAgagattaaattaaataaaaccaacagcagaaaaagaagaagtcTTTTGGAAGATAATGCAAGGATCTGTAGCTGCTGAACCAGAAACAGAGGATGAGGAAGCAGCAAAGCTCAAGCTCCTCTCCAATGGCGGTCACTAAGTTTCTCTCACTCTCaaccctcctcttcttcttcgtctttgCATCCAAAGGTAAGTAACTTTCTTCACCCAATCCTAATATTTTCTTGCTGGGTTTTCTGCACTTAAAGTTTTAACcccaaaataattcaaaaatcaCAGAAACCAAGTAACCTTTTCTACCAATTCTAACATTTTCTTGCTGGGTTTTCTCcgttatttcaaaaaaaaaaaaaaaaaaaaaaatctagaaaGCAAGAAACTTTTTTCACCAATTCTAACATTTGCTTACTGGGTTTTCTTCATTTCAAAGTTTAAACCCAACAGTTTCCAAAAATCGAGGAAGGAAGCAACTTCTCTCGCCAATTCTACCATTTTGCTTGCTGGGTTTTCTTCATCTTGAAATTTAAACCCAGCAGTACTTCCAAAATTTAATGAAAGCAAGCAACTTTCTCGGCCAATTGGCCCAATTCTACCATTTTGCTTGCTGGGTTTTCTTCATCTTGAAGTTTAAACCCAGCAGTACTTCCAAACTTTAATGAAAGCAAGCAACTTTCTCGGCCAATTCTCACATTTTTCTTGATGGGTTTTCTTCATCTTAAAGTTTAAACCCAGCAGTACTTCCAAACTTTAATGAAAGCAAGCAACTTTCTCGGTCAATTCTCACATTTTTCTTGCTGGGTTTTCTTCACTTTCAGCCACATCTTCTCCACCGACATTCAAAACCACCAAGCTGCAAAATCAGGACCAAGAAAAAGAGCCGTTCGTCGGAGTGAACATTGGCACCGACGTTTCGAATCTTCTGTCTCCGTCGGACCTCGTTTCGTTTCTGCAACTCCAGCAGATCAACCACGTCCGCCTCTACGATGCCGATCCGGACATCCTCAAAGCCCTGTCCAAAACCAAGATCCGGGTCGTCATCAGCGTCCCCAACAACCAGCTCCTCGCCATCGGCTCTTCCAACACCACCGCCGCTTCCTGGGTCGGCCGAAACGTCGTCGCTTACTACCCCCAAACCCTCATCACTGGCATTGCGGTCGGCGACGAGGTGTTAACCACCGTGCCTTCTTCAGCTCCTCTGCTTCTTCCGGCAATTCAGTCGCTTTACAGTGCTTTAGTGGCTGCAAATTTACACACCCATGTGAAAATTTCGACCCCTCACGCCGCTTCGATAATTCTCGATCCGTTTCCGCCGTCACAGGCGTTCTTCAACCAAAGCTTAACCCAAATTGTTCTCCCATTGCTTCAGTTCTTGTCGAAAACCGGGTCGCCGCTGATGATGAATCTCTATCCTTACTATGTGTTTATGCAGAACAAAGGTGTGGTGCCTCTTGACAATGCGCTTTTCAAGCCTCTTACGCCGTCGAAAGAGATGGTGGATCCCAATACTTTGCTACATTATACTAATGTGCTGGATGCCATGATTGATGCTGCTTATTTTTCCATGAAAAACCTTAATATTACTGATGTGACGGTTCTTGTTTCGGAGAGCGGATGGCCTTCGAAGGGGGATTCTAAAGAGCCTTATGCTACTATCGACAATGCAGATACATACAATTCAAATCTTATCAAGCATGTTTTGGATCGTAGTGGAACCCCTTTGCACCCTGAGATTACTTCAGATGTGTACATTTATGAATTGTTCAATGAGGATTTGAGGTCTCCGCCAGTGTCCGAGGCCAATTGGGGCCTGTTTTATGGGAATTCGAGTGCGGTGTATTTGCTTCACGTATCAGGGAGTGGGTCTTTTTTGGCTAATGACACAACAAACCAGACATACTGCATTGCCATGGATGGGATGGATGGAAAGAGTTTGCAGGCTGCATTGGATTGGGCATGTGGACCTGGGCGGGCAAATTGCTCGGAGATTCAGCCGGGGGAGGATTGTTACTCTCCGAATAATGTGAAAAGCCATGCTTCATATGCATTTGATAGCTATTACCAGAAGCAAGGGAGGGCTGCCGGGTCTTGTGACTTCAATGGCGTAGCCACCATTACCACCACTGACCCAAGTAAGTTCATCTACCTCTGCATTATCCGATTATCGTTGGGTTTTTATTCCTTAGCCGAAGCTCGAACAAACAACTTGACTTGCTTAATCAAGGGAGTTTGCAAGCTGAGGCAAAATGGCCGATAGCTTGTTCGGATTTCTAATTTTTGTCTTTCCATTCAATGATTCTGAGGGCCGAGTTCTCTCTAGAGTTTGTAGTGTAGCTTAGCTGCCGATTTAGATATTTGAGACCTTGATTAGAAGTAATGTGAGACTCGATTTGGTTAAATCACAACGGAATAATACTTTAAAGCATAACCTAGCAGACTAGGGAAGTAAGTTCGAATTTCCCTCTTTGTAGTTTAGATTAGACTAGAATACACTTTCTCTGCAAAAATGCTTAGATTCTATTGCCTAATTTTGAGGAACATGACCCTTGAGCGAAATAATTCCCACACACCTGTAAGAGTGGTGTGCGGAAATCATTTCCTACTCTTAATAGTCACAAGTTTGAATGTTGGTGACTTGTGAGATGGTGAGTGATGTCCACCTTTGAGGGGGAAAGGAGCGTAATAATTTGCATTTCTTACATGGAAGGGAGGTGGAAACGCTGATTTTCCTTTAGATATTGGTCCTGGGCACAACACTTGAAAAGATTCGGAGGCCAGGGCTAAGATTGCCTTCAGAAAGATGTCTCTCTGTTTTTGTATTCTTGCGAGCAAGATTGCACTAATAATATGTACGATCTTTTGAAAAGTTTGCCTTGGCCCTAATGGGGCTCCACTCTTTTTGTATACTTTTCTGTTGGTTCTATACTGCAGATATGAATAATAACTTCgttttcttttcgttttttcTTTGTTCGTGGGAACATCGCAGGTCACGGGAGCTGTATATTTCCCGGAAGGTAAGTCTTGAGAAGCTTTCTTTTGTTGCTACATACTGTAAATTGGTTCATTTAGCATGCTAGTTCCTTCAATGTTCTTAGCAATGGATGTTTTATTTTGAGTGCAGTAAGAAGGTGAGCAACAAGACGAGGCAGACGGTGAACTCGACACATTCCAGTAGCGGAGTAGACAGATTAAGATTTGTTGCCTTCGGCAGCAGCAGAATAAGTGCCATCAGCGAGAAGTTATCCGTATTTTTTGTTGTAATCTTCTACAGTTTGTTATTCTTTCCTTTTGTGACTCCATGCTGAGGTTgaaataaaatcattttttttttctggaattttttttctaatcagTAGTTGGTAATCTGCTGTTGGTAGGTAAATCAATTCATTGAGTTGTTAATGAGTAACCGTTATGACCCATTTAGTTTGATTTAACCGTAATATGGTGTTGAGATTGATATTGGTAATGATGGTGTATTGAGAAAATCAAACAATGGGTCTTAATGGTTAACTATTAACAATCAATGAATTGATTTGCCATCTCTAACTGCTGGTGATATTTTTGTTAGATGGATATATAGATTGAGGAAAACTACCATTTCAAAAAGGGAGGAATGATGAGTGATTGATGTAAATCAACAAGATGTGGGTCATGTTAATGGTCACAGTAGTGTGCTTGTTCTTTTGCATTCGAGTTTGAATCTCGCTTTTCATAAACCataatagttttattaattttgcattgttaaaaaaaatatatatatgaatcaccaaatagaaaacaaacttaaaaaaacaaaaataagagtGCGGTGAAGGTGGATCGAACACCTGACCTTCAGATCTTCAGTCTGACGCTCTCCCAACTGAGCTATCCCCGCACATGTATTTGATCTGAGTTTAAATGATATTACTTGTACATCACTCAATCAAAATGCAAGTGTAAACTTTAGTGTCCTTCCCATATAAACGACATTTGTGTTTGCGTCGCTTGACATTCCCCGTGTAGGAGTCCAGCACTAAAACAGAGGGAATCTATATAAATCATAGAACCATAACAAATACAATGCTCTCCAAAGTTCCATGATTTTTTTCAGCTTTTGCGTCATCGATTTACCTTCTGGTGATTTCATTTGACTTAACATCTAAAAGAGATGCAAATTAAACACCCTTGAGGCTTCAAAATTGTAAGCTTGACCAGCTCACTGTCCATTGCACATCCCATATATCATGGCACATAGCCAACGCTTATCCGCTTTCCTTCCGACAATTTCAATATGCATGGGAACATGAACTTTCATGGGGACCTTGGTTTCTCAATTTCAGTTTCATCTTTGCCATGGCAGAAGGAAAGATTTATTTCTTCACCCTTTCTTCTTACTCTTTATATCTTATAAGTTTGTAACACAGAAAATGGTTACAGGAATATCATTTTCTAGATCATGGTTGAAGAACACCAAATTCTACGTAGTTGAAGGCTTCAAGTTGAAGCATTACAAAGGAATGTGAAAGTGCCCATAATGTTAACGATAGTGTAGTCGTGTAGACGTGAGTTAAGTCAGTTGATTAGAGAATGCATTCTAACACTCAAATCTGATTTTTCTCACTCGTCAATTAAAATAGTTTAGTACAATGCTGCAGACAAGAAAAAGTATTAACAGTAGAGCACATCCATGGAAACGAGTGGGCAATATTTTTATCTCCAATGTATTTAGTTTTTTAACAATATTACAAACAAAATTtcttcaaagtttcaatctCTCCACTTGCACGTCGgaataaaattttgaatgtgACAGCTACACTGTCTAGCGTACTATCAATCGGCTCAATTTATAACATGAATATGCAGATCAATGTCATGGTGTCACCTCACAAAAAATTCAACCGTGTGACAGGTAGGGCTCACTCGAAATTCAACTGTCCATGATTGGCGCATCAAGAACTCAGCATTCACATGCACCACTTCATCTCACGCACTGGACCGAAAACCGTACTGACAGCTCACAAGAAGCCAGCTTCTACTGTTCTCTACTTGCTTACAAAAACAGAACTAAAAAGCTTTGCTCTCAGAAGCACTGCCCACAGAAGCACCACATCCACATTGGTTAAGATAGAAAGAGATTGTTTGAGAAAGATTCACAGTTAGATTtggtgaagagagagagaaatccaTTTGCTTTCCATTTCCACTTTGAACACACTCTCTCTAGATCTACATTATAAGTTAAAACACGATCTTTCAACAAGTTTTGGTTTTACGGAGAAAAATGAGAGACTGCAAGCTTCTttcttttgccatttttggagttctttttcttgttaatgGCGTTATTGGCGAAGACCCGTATAGATTTTTCACTTGGAAAGTCACTTATGGCGACATTTACCCTCTTGGTGTTAAGCAACGGGTACATTTTCTGCTTTTTCCAACAGTTCTTTTACTAAATGAGGCAGAAAAGCCACTATCTTTATTAAGTGcttttttaatagaaaagtgCTTCTGCAGGGGATCTTGATCAATGGGCAATTTCCAGGGCCTCAGATCGATGCTGTTACAAACGATAACTTGGTCATTAGCGTCTTCAACTACCTGAGGGAACCATTCCTCATTTCTTGGTAAATATACTCTATTTCTGTTATCTTATCGCCCTAATTTCTGTTTGTTTCCTGAGAAAACTCGTGTTTGAAAAAGCATGTAATTCCAAAATgcttattttcattttgtttcccTCCACTTTCTCAGCTACCAAACAGAGTACCAAGAAAACGTTTTTATGTAAAAAATTAGAAAGCTTTTTGCCCAGATCTATGGCTTCAAACTTTCTTATCAGACTATTCTTCCCGCTAATTATTTCCTAATGACTAATATCTCCTTGCATACATGCAAATAAGTAGAAATCTCGCGTCCATTCAAGCATGTGACGATGGGGTCATTTTAGCAAGTTTGCCAATAAAAGAGTTTTTGTAcactaaaaaaaaactgtaaaaaataattaaattaagtatcATTTTGtcggtttggttttgtttaAGTTATGGCACAGAAATTCATTGAGGAACTGACTTTgtttaggaatgaggatatcctcCTTGTGAGGATTACGAGAATTCTTAAATTGTGTCTGTTCATCATGTAATGTGCGactaaaaatcattttaaatatttttatttaaaattaaacataaacagcatataagaaaaactaaccgcacgatatacgatttGAAGATCTCTGAGATCCTCGCAACGAGGATCCAGAGAGGATTctcattctttgtttttttattttttatttttggaaacttCTTATTCTTTGTTTAGAATTTTGTTTAATATTTAAATCTCGGTTATCAAATTAAATCGCGTCTTAATCTCTCAACAGTCTAAGATGTGAATTAAGCCCATTAGTAATATTAGTATTATTTTATCGTAAattaaaatagtttaaaatataatatatgtaatatTCGTTAATAGTTTATTGCATGACTACACTACTGCATgaaattaatttaaatgttCTGTTTGAGGCAATTGGCCTCGTGTGGTGAAATATGGTCCTTCACATGCTTTAGGTTAGATCTATCCCTTTCGAGGATCACACCTATATTTAGATAGTGTATATCCTTTCCAATGTTACTTTCTTACACTCGAGTTTGATTCTTCTTTCTGTAAATGTCCTTATGCTCGAGTTTAAACCTTAGTTCTATAAATTAGAATAGTCTGTAGTATTACCTTGTAAAAAATAATGTATGGTACCAGACTACGATTATATGGTATAATCCCTTGCCGTGCTATGATACAAGTGAAAACAAAGTGATGTCCATGAATATTACtcatataatataataaaagGAGATTAATTATAACACGTGATCGTGTTTCAATACCACACTAAAACTAACAGAACTTTTTTGGATGGTAAACtctttttaaacttaaaaatgTCAAAATTTCATCTATGATCAAGTGATGCATTTAAATTGTAACCGTTGAACTGCCGCAGTTTAGTTTCAATCTGGCTCTCGTGTCCTGTGATTCTTCTGTAGGGATGGCATACAGCAGAGAAGGAACTCATGGCAGGACGGAAATTTTGGAACAAACTGTCCAATCCCGCCGGGGAGGAACTTTACTTACAATATCCAAGTCAAGGATCAGATTGGTAGCTTTTTCTACTTTCCCTCCCTCAAGTTCCACAAAGCCGCTGGAGGTTTTGGTGGCATCAGAATCTGGAGCCGTCCTAAGATTCCCGTTCCTTTCCCTAATCCTGCCGGAGACTTCACCGTGCTGGCCGGGGACTGGTTCAAGACTAATCATTATGTAATTAACCTACTAAACTTCTATATTTTCGTCAcataaaatgttgaaatttatacTTTGAATTTTCTGTTTTGGAAATGCAAGATACTGAGACGGGGCTACTTGGATAGAGGCCGAGCTCTTCCCAACCCTGACGGGATTCTCATCAACGGTCGTGGATGGAATGGATATACATTCACCGTTGATCAAGGTATCCTCGAATGAACTTCTCTTCTTTGCTAACGCTAATTAGGCTAGTTGACCAAGACAGTAATGTAACCGCCTCTTTGTGCTTACGAATGAAGGCAAATTTCACCTCATTGTTTGAACAATTTGTTTTGCAGGCAAGACATATAGGTTTAGGATATCAAACGTGGGGCTTACGGCATCCATTAATTTCAGAATTCAAGGACACAAAATGAAACTTGTTGAGGTGGAAGGATCTCATACACTGCAGAACATGTATGACTCCCTTGACATCCATCTCGGACAGTCCTTATCCGTCTTGGTCACGGCTAATCAGCCTGTCCAGGACTACTACGTCGTTGTGTCTTCACGCTTCACCCGCCGGGTACTCACCACAACAGCCGTTCTTCACTATAGCAATTCGCGCAAGGGAGTTTCGGGTCCTATCCCTTGGGGTCCTACCACACAGATTGCTTGGTCTGTAAGCCAAGCGAGATCTATAAGGTACATATGGATTCTTACTAAATTGTCTTTTCCAAGCTAATCCTGcatttttgcatgtgttttaactttccTTCGTGATAGTGATTAGTTTGGGATACCGACAAATATTCGTATTGTTACGGATTTTCATTGGATAAGAGAAGCAGTGTATACTTTCTAACATTGATCATTTTCGTGCTCTTTCGATTGAACAGATGGAATTTGACAGCGAGCGGGCCAAGGCCTAATCCGCAAGGCTCCTACCACTATGGATTGATCAAGCCAGCCAGGACAATCATGCTTGGAAACTCTGCTCCTTGGATCAACGGCAAGCAGAGATATGCTGTCAACAGTGTCTCATATGTTCAACCGGACACTCCTTTAAAACTTGCTGACCACTTCAACATTCAGGGAGTTTTCAGTGTTGGAAGCATTCCGACCAACCCCACAGGCGGAAGCGGCTACCTCCAGACTTCAGTCATGCACGCTAACTTCCGAGAATACGTCG
This genomic interval from Malus domestica chromosome 05, GDT2T_hap1 contains the following:
- the LOC103429243 gene encoding L-ascorbate oxidase homolog → MRDCKLLSFAIFGVLFLVNGVIGEDPYRFFTWKVTYGDIYPLGVKQRGILINGQFPGPQIDAVTNDNLVISVFNYLREPFLISWDGIQQRRNSWQDGNFGTNCPIPPGRNFTYNIQVKDQIGSFFYFPSLKFHKAAGGFGGIRIWSRPKIPVPFPNPAGDFTVLAGDWFKTNHYILRRGYLDRGRALPNPDGILINGRGWNGYTFTVDQGKTYRFRISNVGLTASINFRIQGHKMKLVEVEGSHTLQNMYDSLDIHLGQSLSVLVTANQPVQDYYVVVSSRFTRRVLTTTAVLHYSNSRKGVSGPIPWGPTTQIAWSVSQARSIRWNLTASGPRPNPQGSYHYGLIKPARTIMLGNSAPWINGKQRYAVNSVSYVQPDTPLKLADHFNIQGVFSVGSIPTNPTGGSGYLQTSVMHANFREYVEIVFQNWEDTVQSWHIDGHSFFVMGMEGGQWTPASRARYNFRDTVARSTTQVYPRAWTAIYIALDNVGMWNVRSQNWERQYLGQQFYLRVYSPAHSWRDEYPIPRNALLCGRARGRHTRPL
- the LOC103429268 gene encoding glucan endo-1,3-beta-glucosidase 1-like encodes the protein MRKQQSSSSSPMAVTKFLSLSTLLFFFVFASKATSSPPTFKTTKLQNQDQEKEPFVGVNIGTDVSNLLSPSDLVSFLQLQQINHVRLYDADPDILKALSKTKIRVVISVPNNQLLAIGSSNTTAASWVGRNVVAYYPQTLITGIAVGDEVLTTVPSSAPLLLPAIQSLYSALVAANLHTHVKISTPHAASIILDPFPPSQAFFNQSLTQIVLPLLQFLSKTGSPLMMNLYPYYVFMQNKGVVPLDNALFKPLTPSKEMVDPNTLLHYTNVLDAMIDAAYFSMKNLNITDVTVLVSESGWPSKGDSKEPYATIDNADTYNSNLIKHVLDRSGTPLHPEITSDVYIYELFNEDLRSPPVSEANWGLFYGNSSAVYLLHVSGSGSFLANDTTNQTYCIAMDGMDGKSLQAALDWACGPGRANCSEIQPGEDCYSPNNVKSHASYAFDSYYQKQGRAAGSCDFNGVATITTTDPSHGSCIFPGSKKVSNKTRQTVNSTHSSSGVDRLRFVAFGSSRISAISEKLSVFFVVIFYSLLFFPFVTPC